A segment of the Sulfurovum indicum genome:
GAAAAGCGAGAGTTAGAGGTAAGATCTTTGGAACAGCAGAGCTTCCAAGACTCTCTGTTTACAAGTCGAACAAATACTTCTATGCTCAGGCGATCGATGACAATGCCGGTGTAACACTTGCAGCCGTTGACGGAAGAAAGCTCGGACTCAAAGCAAACAGAGAAGATGTAACAAAAGTAGCTGCCGAGATGGCAAAGAACCTTGCTTCTAAAAACATTGAAAATGTAGTATTTGACAGAAACGGTTACCTTTACCATGGTGTTGTCGCTGCATTTGCAGATGCTCTTAGAGAAGCCGGAATTAAGTTTTAAGGAAGCATGATGGAAAATCAAGAAATCGAAAAAGAATTCGAAGAAGTAATCGTTAATATCGGTCGTGTTACCAAAGTTGTCAAGGGTGGTAGAAGATTCAGATTTACAGCTCTTGTTGTCATCGGTGACAAGAAAGGTACAGTAGGATACGGATTTGGTAAAGCCAAAGAGGTTCCGGATGCGATCAAAAAAGCGGTTGATGATGCTCACAAAAATCTTGTGAAAGTAAACATCAAAGGTACGACCATCGCTCACGACATCGAGCACAAGTTCAACGCAAGTAGAATCGTGCTTAGACCGGCGAGTGAAGGTACAGGGGTTATCGCCGGTGGTGCTGCTCGTCCAGTACTTGAACTTGCAGGTGTACAGGATGTACTCTGTAAATCTATCGGTTCTAACAACCCAAACAACCTGGTAAGATGTGCAATTCAGGCACTTACCAGAATCAAAGCATAAGGGGTAAAGTATGGGTCTACATAATTTACAACCAGCTCCAGGGTCTACTCGCAACAGAAAAAGAGTAGGTCGTGGACAGGGTTCAGGAACAGGTAAAACAGCCGGACGCGGTAACAAGGGTCAAAAAGCAAGATCCGGTTACAGCAAGAAAAGAGGATTTGAAGGTGGTCAAATGCCTCTTCAAAAAAGATTGCCAAAGATCGGCTTCACATCCAAAGTAGAGAAGCCGTATGTGATCAACGTTGAGAAGATCAAAGCAGTGGCGGAACTTGATGAGATCACACTTGAGAGCATCAGATCTGTTCACAAGCTGCAAAAAACAGTTAAAAGAGTAAAATTGATCGGTGCATCAGCAAAAGAGCTTGCATCCAAGATCAAAGACGACGCTGTCACAACAAGCGGAAAATAATCATGGGTAACGCTTTAACTCAAAAAATCCTGATCACATTGGGATTCCTTTTTGCGTACAGAGTTTTAGCCTATATTCCTACTCCGGGTGTTGACCTTGGTGTTATCAAAGAGTTCTTTGACAGTAACACCAACAACGCCCTTGGGATGATGAATATGTTCTCTGGTAATGCTGTTGAGCGCTTGAGTATCATCTCCCTGGGTATTATGCCTTACATCACCGCATCCATCGTTATGGAACTTCTTGCAGCAACTTTCCCCGCACTTGGACAAATGAAAAAAGAACGTGACGGTATGCAGAAGTATATGCAGATCATTCGTTATTTCACCATTTTCATTACAGTTGTTCAGGCAATTGGTGTCTCTATGGGACTTCAAAGTATGACAGGACGTGCAGGGCAGAGTGCAGTCATGATAGATCCGGTAATGTTTACCGTATTGACAACCTTCTCCATGCTGACAGGAACCATGCTGCTTATGTGGATCGGTGAGCAGATCACTCAAAAAGGAATAGGAAACGGTATTTCACTTATTATCTTTGCCGGTATTGTTTCAGGCTTGCCTTCAGCAATAGGTAATACGATCAGAGCAGTGAATGCAGGTGAAATGAACTTTCTGCTTGTACTTGGTATTCTGGCGATCATGCTTATTACGATCCTTGCTATTATCTATGTCGAGCTTGGAGAAAGACGTGTACCTATCTCCTACTCAAGAAAGACGATAATGCAGAACCAAAGCAAGAGAGTGATGAACTACATTCCTGTAAAAGTGAATCTTTCAGGGGTAATTCCTCCAATCTTCGCTTCGGCTGTACTGATGTTCCCGCTTACAATGCTTCAGGCCAGTACAAATCCGATCATTACTGCGATCGCTGATACATTGGCTCCGGGTGGTATCGTCTTTAATGTAGCAACTTTCTTCCTGGTTGTTTTCTTTGCATTCTTTTATGCATCTATCGCATTCAATGCAAAAGATATTGCTGACAACCTTAAAAGACAGGGTGGATTCATTCCTGGTGTCAGACCCGGAGAACACACCAAAGAGTTTCTGAATGAAGTTGCCAGCAGACTGACAGGTTCGGGTGCAGTCTATCTCGGTATTATTTCTACGGTACCGTTCGCGGTTATCTCCGGAATGGGAGCAAGCTTTTACTTCGGTGGAGTTTCTGTACTGATCATCGTGCAGGTAGCACTTGATACGATGAGAAAGATAGAAGCGCAAAGAACAATGAACCAGTATGATACCCTAGGTAATGTAGGTTTATAATGGCAATTGCTATCAGAAAACCGGACGAGATCGCCAAGCTCAAAGCAGCCGGCGAGATCGTCGGAAATACACTGCAATATCTCCAATCAATCATTAAACCGGGTATGACACTCAAAGAGATCGATGCATTAGGTGAAGCTTTCATTCGCGAAGCCGGTGCCATTCCTTCCTTTAAAGGACTCTACGGATTTACAGGTTCGGTCTGTACTTCTCTCAA
Coding sequences within it:
- the rplR gene encoding 50S ribosomal protein L18, which produces MLKSIQKRKNKLRAQRKARVRGKIFGTAELPRLSVYKSNKYFYAQAIDDNAGVTLAAVDGRKLGLKANREDVTKVAAEMAKNLASKNIENVVFDRNGYLYHGVVAAFADALREAGIKF
- the secY gene encoding preprotein translocase subunit SecY, producing MGNALTQKILITLGFLFAYRVLAYIPTPGVDLGVIKEFFDSNTNNALGMMNMFSGNAVERLSIISLGIMPYITASIVMELLAATFPALGQMKKERDGMQKYMQIIRYFTIFITVVQAIGVSMGLQSMTGRAGQSAVMIDPVMFTVLTTFSMLTGTMLLMWIGEQITQKGIGNGISLIIFAGIVSGLPSAIGNTIRAVNAGEMNFLLVLGILAIMLITILAIIYVELGERRVPISYSRKTIMQNQSKRVMNYIPVKVNLSGVIPPIFASAVLMFPLTMLQASTNPIITAIADTLAPGGIVFNVATFFLVVFFAFFYASIAFNAKDIADNLKRQGGFIPGVRPGEHTKEFLNEVASRLTGSGAVYLGIISTVPFAVISGMGASFYFGGVSVLIIVQVALDTMRKIEAQRTMNQYDTLGNVGL
- the rplO gene encoding 50S ribosomal protein L15, translated to MGLHNLQPAPGSTRNRKRVGRGQGSGTGKTAGRGNKGQKARSGYSKKRGFEGGQMPLQKRLPKIGFTSKVEKPYVINVEKIKAVAELDEITLESIRSVHKLQKTVKRVKLIGASAKELASKIKDDAVTTSGK
- the rpsE gene encoding 30S ribosomal protein S5, translated to MENQEIEKEFEEVIVNIGRVTKVVKGGRRFRFTALVVIGDKKGTVGYGFGKAKEVPDAIKKAVDDAHKNLVKVNIKGTTIAHDIEHKFNASRIVLRPASEGTGVIAGGAARPVLELAGVQDVLCKSIGSNNPNNLVRCAIQALTRIKA